A stretch of the Halomonas sp. BDJS001 genome encodes the following:
- a CDS encoding TspO/MBR family protein yields the protein MLGSLLALLVSLLLVGAAAMTGARFRPDGWYRELSKPSWTPPNIAFPIAWGILYLLMAIAAWRIYMADDSAWRSASLVAYALQLTVNAMWSWLFFGRKQIVAALVDIMALLVLITIVIALFFQVNTLAAWLMVPYWLWVALALALNATILRLNKA from the coding sequence ATGCTTGGTTCGCTGTTAGCGCTGCTGGTGTCTCTACTGCTAGTCGGCGCTGCCGCCATGACCGGTGCGCGCTTTCGACCTGATGGTTGGTACCGCGAACTCAGTAAGCCAAGTTGGACACCACCGAATATCGCTTTTCCTATCGCTTGGGGCATACTGTATCTATTGATGGCTATCGCCGCATGGCGTATCTATATGGCGGATGACTCAGCATGGCGCTCGGCAAGCTTAGTGGCTTACGCACTGCAGCTTACAGTTAATGCCATGTGGTCATGGCTGTTCTTTGGGCGCAAGCAAATTGTCGCAGCGCTGGTAGATATCATGGCGTTACTGGTATTAATTACGATTGTCATCGCACTGTTTTTCCAGGTAAACACCCTAGCCGCGTGGCTTATGGTGCCCTACTGGCTCTGGGTAGCACTTGCGCTAGCCCTCAACGCCACTATTTTGCGGCTAAATAAAGCCTGA
- a CDS encoding cell division protein ZipA C-terminal FtsZ-binding domain-containing protein has protein sequence MDRTTTIIVLAFISLVLGAMATAIFIYVIVPWRRRRRAAKERAANPAPTQANSPPEQPEPYTSAKRTSSVKQHSLFIIFDQPSERSDKQLSEWLREKDAHYEPLKKVFLINGQQPANPITIANAFLPGELPDLFRDERGSEMIKGISLIVKPPLRKRRNQQMVVFVELAKEAAALFNANVLDTEHKAATEETYAQIIGE, from the coding sequence ATGGATCGCACCACCACTATAATAGTACTCGCCTTCATATCGCTGGTATTGGGCGCAATGGCAACGGCGATATTTATTTATGTCATTGTGCCCTGGCGGCGCCGACGGCGCGCAGCGAAAGAAAGAGCCGCTAACCCAGCACCGACTCAAGCGAATAGCCCTCCAGAACAGCCCGAGCCATACACCTCGGCCAAGCGCACGAGCAGTGTGAAACAGCACTCACTCTTTATTATTTTTGATCAGCCCAGTGAGCGTTCTGATAAGCAACTCAGCGAGTGGTTACGTGAGAAAGACGCTCATTATGAACCGCTCAAAAAAGTCTTCTTAATCAACGGGCAGCAGCCCGCTAACCCCATTACTATTGCCAATGCCTTTTTACCGGGCGAGCTGCCGGATCTCTTCAGAGATGAGCGCGGCAGCGAAATGATCAAAGGGATCAGCCTCATCGTCAAGCCTCCTTTACGTAAACGCCGAAACCAGCAAATGGTTGTTTTTGTTGAACTCGCCAAGGAAGCGGCGGCGCTATTCAATGCCAATGTACTGGATACCGAGCATAAAGCGGCAACCGAAGAAACCTACGCCCAGATCATTGGTGAGTAG